Proteins encoded together in one Anopheles darlingi chromosome 3, idAnoDarlMG_H_01, whole genome shotgun sequence window:
- the LOC125956615 gene encoding amyloid protein-binding protein 2-like — protein MISELFNTMHKARFSGIRIVPENSPSLQQSCVRAFVESVLLRSEESEGSERIVQLQFLPATLLTAILNRMCAYPALRGVLRDELADPVTFMKLFNGYAPDYGTLEKCLREAALCGRPQILKDLANGYCDMLRTLVLPTLRKHGSYCSDSAPAIMARALETLKFGAYLCEAGWCRAAVDVLSVTEELLGLLLLANQLPAQLTSAHRSTHRQLTVKCLVQLLRAQIGACLTSKATVTVGKLLSFVDGSVAATDDNSSISTTLLVKVFLQLGNYYYHVQDLDRCHFWALRALATLDAQAEPGADTSSATTGTGATATDSGVGDSDDGHDSDGASQLGDVIEVLQLIALFCVAKERHDLGNMLISQAVRRARAHYGSLHRRYADVLQHYGFALLRMNAILPAITAFTECLDIVGRVYGLLSPHAVVLEGYLAHCFYLRSHTTGRFDMALRHADAAIDLARQLMPGSRLVRRQLEATRDLILRGPDRTLVTKESEPSRERDYRPFTLHEIREKFYELDSSFEREAAVLASPSCGLAC, from the coding sequence ATGATCTCGGAACTGTTCAATACGATGCACAAGGCCCGCTTCAGCGGTATCCGGATCGTGCCAGAGAATTCACCCTCACTGCAGCAatcctgtgtgcgtgcgttcgtcgAGAGCGTACTGTTGCGGTCGGAGGAGAGCGAGGGCAGTGAGCGGATCGTGCAGCTCCAGTTTCTACCGGCGACACTGCTCACCGCCATCCTCAATCGGATGTGCGCCTATCCGGCGCTGCGCGGTGTACTGCGCGATGAGCTGGCCGATCCGGTGACCTTCATGAAGCTGTTCAACGGTTACGCCCCGGACTACGGTACGCTCGAGAAGTGTCTCCGTGAGGCGGCCCTCTGCGGGCGGCCCCAGATCCTCAAGGATCTCGCCAATGGTTACTGTGATATGCTGCGCACCCTAGTGCTGCCGACGTTGCGCAAGCACGGATCGTACTGTTCCGATTCGGCTCCCGCCATCATGGCCCGGGCCCTTGAAACGCTCAAGTTTGGGGCGTACCTGTGTGAGGCCGGCTGGTGCCGGGCCGCCGTCGATGTACTGTCGGTGACGGAGGaactgctggggctgctgctgctcgctaaCCAGCTACCAGCGCAGCTGACATCGGCCCACCGGTCAACCCATCGTCAGCTCACGGTCAAGTGTCTCGTGCAGCTGCTGCGCGCCCAGATCGGCGCTTGTCTGACCTCGAAGGCGACCGTCACCGTCGGAAAGTTGTTGTCCTTCGTCGATGGATCGGTGGCCGCCACCGatgacaacagcagcatcagcaccactctTCTAGTCAAGGTGTTCCTGCAGCTCggcaactactactaccatgTGCAGGATCTCGATCGTTGCCATTTTTGGGCACTGCGTGCCCTCGCCACCCTCGACGCGCAAGCCGAGCCGGGAGCGGACACGTCCTCAGCgacaaccggcaccggcgccaccgccaccgacagcGGAGTGGGCGACAGCGATGACGGTCATGACAGCGATGGCGCCTCACAGCTCGGTGACGTCATCGAggtgctgcagctgatcgCGCTGTTCTGTGTGGCGAAGGAGCGCCACGACCTTGGCAACATGCTGATCAGTCAGGCGGTCCGGCGTGCTCGCGCCCACTACGGAAGTCTCCATCGGCGGTACGCCGACGTCCTTCAGCACTACGGCTTCGCGTTGCTGCGCATGAACGCGATCCTACCGGCGATCACCGCGTTCACCGAGTGTCTCGACATTGTCGGGCGCGTGTACGGTCTGCTCAGCCCGCACGCCGTCGTACTGGAGGGTTACCTGGCGCACTGTTTCTACCTCCGTTCGCACACGACCGGCCGGTTCGATATGGCGCTCCGGCATGCGGACGCAGCGATCGATCTCGCCCGGCAGCTGATGCCGGGTAGCCGGCTCGTACGCCGGCAGCTCGAAGCGACCCGCGATCTGATCTTGCGCGGCCCCGACCGTACGCTGGTGACCAAAGAGAGTGAACCGTCGCGCGAACGGGACTATCGGCCCTTCACGCTGCATGAAATCCGCGAAAAGTTCTACGAGCTGGACTCGTCGTTCGAACGGGAAGCGGCCGTCCTGGCGTCACCATCGTGTGGTTTGGCGTGCTGA